In the Haloarcula salinisoli genome, TCCCTCCCCTGAGTATGTCCCCGGACCGACCCATCACGGGCGGCGTGGACAGATTTAACGCGACGACGGTCGGGTGGGCAGGCGACGCCGACGTCGTCCACGACCACGTCGTCAAGCAGCCGGCCCAAGCGGTCCTCTCCCGCGACGAGAACCGTATCGAGGCCTGGGCAGAGGGCGAGGACGGCACCAGACGCGGCAGCGAGATAACAGGGACCTCGGACCCGCTGGGACTGCGAGCCCACGTCGTCGGCGACGATGCCGAGGCGGAGTTCGAGGCGTGGGGCGAACTCGATTCAAAGATGACCTCACCACACCACTCACTGGATATCGACACGCCGCTGGGTGGCGCCGAGGTCGTCGCCTGGCGCCAGATGGAGTTCGAAGGTGAGTTCGACCTGCCCGATGGAACGGAGACGCTCTCGGGGTCGTGTTACTTCCAGCGCGTCTGTTTCGACATGCCACTCGTCCCCTGGAAGTGGATCTGGGCCATCTTCCCCGACGGGACCTCCTTTTCGGCGTTGGTTCCGTTTCTGGGCCCGCAGCTGTTCCGGCGGGGCTACGAATTCTTCGACTCACGCAGGCTCGAACGGCTGACGATTCCGCTCAGACAGGCCGGATTCTGGCACTGGGGCTCCGGTGAGGACCACGTCGAGTTCGACAGAATCAGCATCGAGCCACTCCTCGAGAGCGGCGAGCACCCGGACTTCGACGTTCGCGTCGAGAACGATGCCGGCGATTACGTGACCTTCGTCGCACAGACCTACGGCCACGCGCGAAACTGGCTCGACCGCGACAGACTCGGTGGGCGGGTGTCGGCACACTGGAGCTACAACGAGTTCATGTTCCGCATGGCCGGCCTCGCCGGACGTGTGGGCGACAGACGCATCGACGAAGCATCGATGGGCACCGGATTCGGAACGCTGGAATACAGCACCGGCCTGGGTCTGTGAGCGACAGGTGCTCTCCTTCGGGGTTCTGAGCCGGGCGTCCGCTACGCATTGTTCGTCGTCGGTGATGGGATTGTGAACTACGGTCGGAGCGAAGCTCCTCCCTGATTCAAATCTCTATCTGGCTTTCGCTCCTCACGTTCGTTCGCGGTTACACCGCTCACGGTTCCGAGACGGTCGCTTCGCTCCCGTCTCGCTTTCGGAGCAGAAAGCCGGTGGAGGGATGTGAACATCATCTTCATAATCTCTTGTATCAATTTTAAGTTATCGGCATGACCGAAACGAGAGCCAAAGTCGAGTCCCTGCGTGAACGCATACAGGACTCCAGCGATATCTGCGAAGAGGACCGTGAGGCCCTCCTCGCGTTCAGTGATAGACTCTATCTGCTCAAATCGGAGTATACCGACTACCGACACGAGAAGCTGCTCCGTCACTGCACCCGAATAGCCGAGCAGGTCGGTGATCTCGCAGCGGCCCGCGAGAACCGCAACGCTGCCGAGGACATCGTTCGGTGGATTAACCAGACCTACGACAACGAATACACGAACCACGACTACCGGACGGCCCTCCGAATTTTCGGCCGTCGGACGACCGACTGCGACGGCACGCCTGAAAGCATCGATTGGGTTCCATCGGGAACATCGAACAGCCACGACCCGGTTCCCGATCCGGCAGAGATGCTGAAATGGGAAGAAGACGTGATTCCGATGACCGACGAAGCACGAAACTCCCGCGACGCCGCGCTCATAACGGTCGCCTTCGATGCAGGTGCTCGAAGCGGTGAACTGCAATCGCTCACCGTCGGAGACATTTCCGACGCGAAGCACGGCCTCCGTATCTTCGTGGACGGAAAAAAGGGACAGCGATCGGTTACACTGATCCCCAGCGTCCCCTACCTGCAGCGGTGGCTGAATGACCATCCCGGTAGTGACGACCCCGATGCGCCGCTCTGGTCGAAGCTCAGCGAGCCCGAAGAACTCACCTATCGACGGTTCCGGGCGATCTTCGACGATGTCGCGAAGCGAGCCGGCGTAACGAAGCCCGTCACGCCGACGAACTTCAGAAAGTCGAATGCCTCGTACCTCGCCGAGAAGGGGATGAACCAAGCCTACATCGAGGATCGCCAAGGACGAAAGCGAGGAAGTGATGCGACCGCCCACTATGTGGCTCGTTTCGGCGGCGAAGCCGAGAACGAGTACGCGCGAATGCAGGGCGTCGATATCGAAGAGGAAGAGCCCGAACCCCTCGGGCCAGTCAGCTGTCCACGGTGTGGTAAAGACACCCCGCGTCACGAGCCGACCTGCGTCTGGTGTAATCAGGCTCTCGACCACGCTGGAGTGCAGGCACTCGAAGACGAGGAAAGAGAAGTTCGGGACGCACTCTTCCGGTTTGCTCAAGAGAAGCCGGAGCTGATCCAGGACCTCCAGCGTGCCCGTGACTTCACGGACCTGATCGAAAACAACCCCGACCTCTTCGGAGACGCGCAGTCCTTTGCCGAAGCGCTGTCTGAAAATTAGCATCGAATCAGCTCGATTCGAGCTTGATCCGATTCAGTTGTTCTTGGACCTCTTCGACGCTGTCGACCTCGTCACAGTTAGCTAGCAGGGCGAGGGCGTAGGCGCGAGCCTCGTCGTTCCCGCACGCGAGAACTCTGCTAAGCATGTCACTGTTTTCGCGGACGAACTCACGCATCTCGTCCGTCGCACTCACCGCTGTTTCTCCAGAGCTTGCAGGACGCTGAGAGCGTGCCCTAGATACATCTGCCAATACTCAATCAGCGACTTGATCTCCGTGCGGGTGAGCGGCTCGCAGATCGTGCCCTGATAGTTCCTGCGGTCCTCCTGTATTTTTGCGATGAGCGCTAGCGAGTCTTCGGCCTGGGCCATGGCATCCCGATAGAGCTCTTGTTCAGAGGCTCGGGAGCCGGCTGCAAGGTCATAATCGATGCTGTCGCCGCAGATGTTGGTACTGTTTTCCATTGAGTCGAATGGCCGATGGGTGGCCAGTCCGACCGGGCGGAATAGATTGGTAGGCAATATCCGACGAAGCCGCCGGAACTGTTTTGTCGCTCCCCGATGGATGACTTAGTACAGGATCTGATCTATTCGGTCCGATCCATTCCTTCACACGCCGGCAACCGGTGTCCTTGGCCGGGATGGTTGCGGGCGTGGAACTGTACAGTGTCATAGTCGCTTCTCTACTCCGTACTCTCGACTGTTTCGTCGGGGTCGTACTGCGTGACCATCTTCTGGAGTAGCGAATCGTATGATTCGCCGCCTCGCTTCTGATCTTTCACCAGGCGACGCGTCGTGCGCGAACATGGGATCCGCGACTCTGTTGCCTTCGTCATCTCCTGTTCGATTACCACCACACACCATACCGATAAAGCTATTTCGGGTGTGAGTGTTGTATATTGTAGGCGGAAACCGACGAACTATGGATGAAGAAAACAGCCCGAGTGACGAGATCGAGGAATTCTCGAAGGACCATTCCATCTTCAATAGAGAGCAGAGTCTACCAAAGCGTCCGAGAGGAATACTCACACATGCAGATAGAGAGTATTTTTACGGACTACGCGAATACGCCCACGCCCAGTCCGAATCTAATCGGAAACGGGACATACGAGA is a window encoding:
- a CDS encoding tyrosine-type recombinase/integrase → MTETRAKVESLRERIQDSSDICEEDREALLAFSDRLYLLKSEYTDYRHEKLLRHCTRIAEQVGDLAAARENRNAAEDIVRWINQTYDNEYTNHDYRTALRIFGRRTTDCDGTPESIDWVPSGTSNSHDPVPDPAEMLKWEEDVIPMTDEARNSRDAALITVAFDAGARSGELQSLTVGDISDAKHGLRIFVDGKKGQRSVTLIPSVPYLQRWLNDHPGSDDPDAPLWSKLSEPEELTYRRFRAIFDDVAKRAGVTKPVTPTNFRKSNASYLAEKGMNQAYIEDRQGRKRGSDATAHYVARFGGEAENEYARMQGVDIEEEEPEPLGPVSCPRCGKDTPRHEPTCVWCNQALDHAGVQALEDEEREVRDALFRFAQEKPELIQDLQRARDFTDLIENNPDLFGDAQSFAEALSEN